A genomic window from Coccinella septempunctata chromosome 9, icCocSept1.1, whole genome shotgun sequence includes:
- the LOC123320942 gene encoding uncharacterized protein LOC123320942 has protein sequence MGFYDTLHQTYGTALYQQAKHFKKINKKLASLYNRRVFLLQCRMLNIYPRHIINSLKSIYTLQFEGGPIRKKVDIMMRKFRRSILNLEIETTIWKIKNYEHEGKKVIEILKRQLTVSHFVKLNHIISSCFNALFNRIKQANISKLQSLTREHTPVVSTADSSSKRIYNYTNVSLPPEVEELLQFGPKFNVPFLKKEIPVPRIIADVEYYISSHVVNETFRDTLRADFVNLLTNHLHRVNGRVDVHDKMVRNFNITKRFLKDNNDIIVNKSDKGGSIVIMYREDYVNHVTILRSTLIF, from the coding sequence ATGGGTTTTTATGATACACTACACCAAACGTACGGCACGGCTTTGTACCAACAGGCGAAGCACTTCAAGAAGATCAACAAAAAGTTGGCATCCCTTTATAACAGAAGAGTTTTCCTGCTTCAGTGTAGGATGCTAAACATCTACCCTAGACACATCATTAATAGTCTCAAGTCTATATATACCTTACAATTCGAAGGTGGTCCGATCAGGAAGAAAGTTGATATTATGATGAGAAAGTTTAGGAGGAGCATATTGAATTTGGAGATTGAGACAACTATATGGAAAATAAAGAATTATGAACATGAGGGGAAGAAGgtgattgaaattttgaaacgaCAGTTAACAGTGAGCCACTTCGTAAAACTGAATCATATAATAAGTAGCTGTTTCAATGCTTTATTCAACAGGATCAAACAGGCTAATATTTCCAAGCTACAGTCGCTGACCAGGGAACATACACCTGTGGTTTCAACTGCAGATAGTAGCTCAAAACGCATATATAATTACACCAATGTCTCCTTACCCCCAGAGGTGGAAGAGCTTTTACAGTTCGGCCCAAAGTTCAATGTTCCTTTTTTGAAGAAAGAAATACCTGTCCCCAGAATTATAGCAGATGTTGAATATTACATATCCTCTCACGTAGTGAATGAAACTTTTAGAGATACTTTAAGAGCAGATTTTGTTAACCTTCTTACTAACCACTTACACAGAGTCAATGGAAGGGTAGATGTCCATGATAAGATGGTGAGGAATTTTAATATAACGAAACGGTTTCTTAAAGATAACAATGACATCATAGTGAACAAATCGGACAAGGGTGGATCTATAGTGATCATGTATCGTGAGGACTACGTTAACCATGTTACgattctacgatcaacccttattttttaa
- the LOC123320943 gene encoding uncharacterized protein LOC123320943, which produces MGFFLEIANIYGTDTVEEMKAWADVNRRLATKLNRRIFLLRCRQSGVIPRHISDSVKNLNYTLQNGGYVSSTKLIDRFVRETCGKMLSMEIKMTCSDILKYEKDIAMLRSSLVSRLPYDIFRDYSRTINRSFNTLFKKVKSVNMIKFEKLCRAQLRDNVLFQDNSNWFRNLSDIEIPRDVSDFLSLGPDFSVGYINKRSLIKNVLMDVENILSEVPQEQRDITRAQTTNIITNFNHRSDGVKQTHLQRLFRKTQKFLKNNPELYIVRADKGGSTVAMNKQGYIEKTKVLLADERTYRTLRRDPTAAAQKKLNELLRRLHRLKEITDPQLKHLTIYNSAHPKLYTLPKIHKENIPMRPIVSSVNTLTYKISKFIADILKVSFHDRNEYNIKDTFAFVDKMRDVTLPEGYILISLDVVSLFTNIPLDLILEILRKNWDLIKPHTTLSRESFIEIIEFIFNNAYFVFDGEFYEQIFGTPMGSPLSAILATIILDYLLDMILPTIWFHIPFFYKFVDDLFCAIPADKTAFILDTFNGFNANLKFTMEVERDNSLPFLDTRVIRSENNRILLDWYQKPTASGRFINFHSQHPYNQKINMIKELKNRVCYISDESLLKKNLRRLFEIFQNNGYPKNTLNRLIHNRESRLTTTTEQTNSFKFMRIPFVKDLTPNLIGVLNKFENIKLAKYNLTKVGDLFSRTKEKTPIELCTNAVYKISCQHCDG; this is translated from the coding sequence ATGggtttttttctggaaattgcGAACATCTATGGCACCGATACGGTAGAAGAAATGAAGGCGTGGGCGGACGTGAACAGAAGACTGGCGACGAAGTTAAATAGGAGGATTTTTCTACTCCGTTGCAGACAATCAGGAGTTATACCAAGACATATAAGTGACAGTGTGAAAAATTTAAACTATACACTGCAAAATGGAGGTTATGTCAGTTCAACTAAACTGATTGATAGGTTTGTGAGAGAAACCTGTGGTAAGATGTTGTCCATGGAGATAAAAATGACTTGTAGTGACATTTTGAAATATGAGAAAGACATAGCGATGCTTAGATCTAGTCTGGTGAGTAGGTTGCCGTATGACATTTTCAGGGACTATAGCAGAACTATTAATAGGTCATTTAACACATTATTCAAGAAAGTCAAATCTGTTAACATGATCAAATTTGAGAAGTTGTGTAGAGCCCAGTTAAGAGATAACGTCCTGTTTCAAGACAATTCAAATTGGTTTAGGAATTTGTCTGATATAGAGATCCCCAGGGATGTGTCTGATTTTTTATCGTTGGGTCCAGACTTTAGTGTAGGATACATTAACAAAAGATCATTAATTAAAAACGTGTTGATGGAcgtggaaaatattttgagtgagGTTCCTCAAGAACAGAGAGATATAACCAGAGCACAAACCACTAACATCATAACAAACTTCAATCATAGATCAGACGGCGTCAAGCAGACTCATTTACAAAGATTATTtaggaaaacacaaaaatttctgAAGAATAATCCTGAACTTTATATTGTTAGGGCGGATAAAGGTGGCAGCACAGTCGCCATGAACAAGCAAGGTTACATCGAAAAGACTAAAGTCCTTCTTGCTGATGAAAGGACTTACAGAACTTTGAGGAGGGACCCTACGGCAGCTGCACAgaagaaattgaatgaattattaaGGAGATTACACCGATTGAAGGAAATAACTGACCCACAACTAAAACACTTGACAATATATAATTCTGCCCATCCGAAACTCTATACCCTACCGAAGATTCATAAGGAGAACATACCTATGCGCCCCATTGTAAGTTCTGTCAATACTTTAACATATAAGATTTCAAAATTCATCGCTGACATCTTGAAAGTTTCATTCCatgatagaaatgaatataacatTAAAGATACGTTTGCGTTTGTTGACAAAATGAGGGATGTAACCCTGCCAGAAGGATATATCCTGATTTCACTGGACGTAGTATCCCTTTTTACGAATATCCCGTTGGATCTCATATTAGAAATTCTGCGAAAAAACTGGGATCTGATAAAACCCCACACTACCTTAAGCAGGGAGAGCTTCATTGAGATCATTGAGTTCATATTCAACAACGCATACTTTGTCTTTGACGGTGAATTTTATGAGCAAATATTCGGCACACCAATGGGGTCACCGTTGAGCGCCATTTTGGCAACCATCATCTTAGACTATCTATTAGACATGATTTTACCAACAATTTGGTTCCACATACCCTTCTTTTACAAGTTTGTTGACGATCTGTTTTGTGCAATTCCAGCGGATAAAACAGCATTCATTTTGGATACATTCAACGGATTTAACGCAAATTTGAAATTCACTATGGAAGTTGAAAGGGATAACAGCCTACCCTTCTTAGATACTCGAGTAATTAGGAGTGAAAATAATAGGATTCTTCTGGATTGGTACCAGAAGCCCACTGCATCGGGCAGATTCATAAATTTTCACTCCCAGCACCCttataatcaaaaaataaacatgattaaagaattaaaaaataGAGTATGCTATATCTCAGATGAATCATTGCTGAAAAAGAACCTACGTAGGTTGTTTGAGATTTTTCAGAATAACGGTTACCCTAAAAATACCCTTAACAGATTGATACACAATAGGGAATCAAGGTTGACAACAACAACTGAACAAACAAACAGTTTTAAATTCATGAGGATTCCATTCGTTAAAGATTTGACACCCAACCTTATAGGAGTTTTGAACAAATTTGAAAACATCAAACTCGCCAAATATAATTTAACGAAGGTAGGTGACCTGTTCTCGAGGACCAAGGAAAAGACACCAATAGAATTATGCACTAATGCAGTATATAAGATCTCATGTCAACATTGTGATGGTTGA
- the LOC123320940 gene encoding uncharacterized protein LOC123320940 — MGFYDTLHQTYGTALYQQAKHFKKINKKLASLYNRRVFLLQCRMLNIYPRHIINSLKSIYTLQFEGGPIRKKVDIMMRKFRRSILNLEIETTIWKIKNYEHEGKKVIEILERQLTVSHFVKLNHIISSCFNALFNRIKQANISKLQSLTREHTPVVSTADSSSKRIYNYTNVSLPPEVEELLQFGPKFNVPFLKKEIPVPRIIADVEYYISSHVVNETFRDTLRADFVNLLTNHLHRVNGRVDVHDKMVRNINITKRFLKDNNDIIVNKSDKGGSIVIMYREDYVNHVKGMLSDVNTYKLLKKDPTSSFQKRANALVDSLFENSFISEFEKKKLKKHNSVPPRLYCLRKTHKEGLHMRPIVSGINSPSSNIATFIHNTLSDVATTFQHQVNSSFEFVEFSKNVVLPDGYVLVSLDVTSLFTNITHALTVQIIKRNWQTISAYTCLDRKTFLMLVDFLFESSYFMFNGETYLQIEGTTMGGIASPIFGKFVMNDLVITVVSQLPFPVPFVKFYVDDSVMALPFDMIDETVKIFNSYHDKIQFTFEVETGGSLPFLDVCLHRTEEQKIITNWYTKPTSSGIILNYLSNHATSYKISAINNLLHRAINLSSPVYHDLNIKKSETHITR; from the coding sequence ATGGGTTTTTATGATACACTACACCAAACGTACGGCACGGCTTTGTACCAACAGGCGAAGCACTTCAAGAAGATCAACAAAAAGTTGGCATCCCTTTATAACAGAAGAGTTTTCCTGCTTCAGTGTAGGATGCTAAACATCTACCCTAGACACATCATTAATAGTCTCAAGTCTATATATACCTTACAATTCGAAGGTGGTCCGATCAGGAAGAAAGTTGATATTATGATGAGAAAGTTTAGGAGGAGCATATTGAATTTGGAGATTGAGACAACTATATGGAAAATAAAGAATTATGAACATGAGGGGAAGAAGgtgattgaaattttggaaCGACAGTTAACAGTGAGCCACTTCGTAAAACTGAATCATATAATAAGTAGCTGTTTCAATGCTTTATTCAACAGGATCAAACAGGCTAATATTTCCAAGCTACAGTCGCTGACCAGGGAACATACACCTGTGGTTTCAACTGCAGATAGTAGCTCAAAACGCATATATAATTACACCAATGTCTCCTTACCCCCAGAGGTGGAAGAGCTTTTACAGTTCGGCCCAAAGTTCAATGTTCCTTTTTTGAAGAAAGAAATACCTGTCCCCAGAATTATAGCAGATGTTGAATATTACATATCCTCTCACGTAGTGAATGAAACTTTTAGAGATACTTTAAGAGCAGATTTTGTTAACCTTCTTACTAACCACTTACACAGAGTCAATGGAAGGGTAGATGTCCATGATAAGATGGTGAGGAATATTAATATAACGAAACGGTTTCTTAAAGATAACAATGACATCATAGTGAACAAATCGGACAAGGGTGGATCTATAGTGATCATGTATCGTGAGGACTACGTTAACCATGTTAAGGGAATGCTGAGTGATGTCAACACATATAAATTACTCAAAAAAGATCCCACATCTTCGTTTCAAAAAAGAGCAAATGCTCTTGTAGACTCTTTATTTGAAAACTCATTCATTTCTGAGTTTGAaaagaaaaagttaaaaaaacacAACTCGGTTCCTCCCCGACTATACTGTCTGCGGAAAACACACAAGGAAGGTCTACACATGAGGCCGATAGTCAGTGGAATTAATTCTCCCTCATCAAATATTGCAACATTCATACACAACACGTTAAGTGATGTAGCAACTACATTTCAACACCAAGTGAATAGCTCTTTTGAgtttgttgaattttcgaaaaatgttgtCTTACCTGACGGATACGTCTTGGTTTCATTGGACGTCACTTCTTTGTTCACTAATATCACACATGCCCTCACTGTACAGATCATTAAAAGGAATTGGCAGACAATATCAGCCTATACATGCCTGGATAGAAAAACTTTCCTGATGTTGGTTGACTTTCTGTTTGAATCCAGTTATTTTATGTTCAATGGAGAAACGTACCTACAAATTGAGGGAACAACTATGGGTGGCATTGCGAGTCccatttttggaaaatttgtaATGAATGACTTGGTGATAACAGTTGTGTCCCAACTACCCTTTCCTGTGCCTTTTGTCAAGTTCTATGTTGATGACTCTGTCATGGCTTTACCATTTGACATGATTGATGAAAcggtaaaaattttcaatagctACCATGACAAGATACAGTTCACGTTTGAAGTTGAAACTGGAGGTTCTTTACCCTTTTTGGACGTCTGCTTACACCGTACGGAAGAACAAAAAATCATAACGAATTGGTATACTAAACCCACCAGCTCAGGTATCATACTTAACTATTTATCAAACCATGCTACCAGCTATAAGATCAGTGCTATTAACAACTTACTTCACAGAGCAATCAACTTGAGCAGCCCCGTGTATCATGacctaaacataaaaaaaagtgAAACACATATTACGAGATAA